The genome window ACTTAGTAGGACGCTGAAGATATTATTCAGAACTgattttttagattttcaCAACTCATTATGATCTATTGTGGGTTTCAGTTTCGTTagaggtaataaaaaaacagctctttatatcttaagtttattaaaataatttaaatataaaatgagacttaatatataatgactaattctttaaaataagaaaaaaacgaGTTTATCTTCTCACGATTATAATGTACCATAATTTCATTGAATCTAACGACAccatatcattattttacatgtGCTGCATTATGAAGTTATAGAAGCTGGTAACTCGAGCGAATCCAGAGGGATGTGAGTTTTGACAACCAGTGTTGGCCACGAAAGAACTGATACCAATCTGTAAACAACAGTCAAATTGTTATTGAACTAATGACGCTATGATTAAATGAGTTGTATGTTTATTGGAATATATAccatagaattttttttctagtatgtgttcatattatatgaaagtatgatgcattaatgaaaaaatatgtgaGCTCAATGACACAGCCAAGTAATAAGgtaatacaatatttgcaCGCTTTGTCAGTAGAAGGCGTTGTTTACCACGTCCGCaactttcaatttaattaacaaccTTGTCAAAGAGATTCAAAATACTGTAGTAGGTACACTAAAGAACTTCTTTTACAAACGATCATTAAAAGATGATGCAGATATAGATCGTGAGCGACGTGCTCTCGCCGTCAGATGCAACATGCTAGCGCGGAGATTTTCTAAATGTAATGATGatgtaaaaactattttatttaaaacatactgtcaaaatttttatacctGTCAATTGTGGTCTAATTTCACTAGAAAAGCCTTCGGCGCCATTAGGGTGCAGTATAATGATGCATATCGCATCCTAATGAAGCTGCCGAGGTACTGTAGTGCGTCTAGCATGTTTGCGGGCGGTggtattaatgattttttcgCAATCATTAGATTGCGAATAGCATCTTTTTGGGCACGTATACGCTcctcaaataacaaaattatagctACGCTCTCTGAATACTTGAACAGTCCGATTCTTAAATATTGGTTAAGTGCACATCGTAACGAAAACCGTAAAtagcaaaattaaataaaaatgtaaactgtCATATCATATATGTCATGAATTGTAcctaactattttaatatggaTAATTATTGTccgaaataaacatttatttattattattataataaataatggataTAAAGGTTATTACCAAAATGTCTTCTCCGTTGCGTTTGACGACCAAAGGGCCACCAGAGTCCCCAGAGCATATGCCGGTACTCCGAGCGCCGCTCGTGCATAGAGTGCTGGCTTGAATTATATTTCCGAAGGAAGCACGGCATAGCACTTCGCTTATAACTTGCAGCATCACGTGGCTGACTTGCGCTGCTGTGGTAATGGATGATTGCGCTGAAAGAAATAACgcacattgaaattaaaaaagactTCCTGAAGAGTTTCATAAAACCAAGAagtgaataaaaattcttGCAGATAGGTAGATAGAGagcaataaattgaaatattcatttaaattggcCACGgacttttaaaacattacttCTAATCGTTCTTTTACTTACAATCACTGGTCTTCCCGTATCCCGCTGCCATTGCCCATTCACCGGTAAACGTATTCCAAAGGTCGTTGTGAGGCAAGGAGACGGGTCTAATGCTtgctaaaatgtatttataataaataaatctttagaTATAAGACGACAGgcagaatttaaaataattattcatagaaTTATTATGCTACTTACACGACACTGTAACTCTCCTTGGTAGATAGATAATGGCAACATCGTTCATTAACATCGATGGAATATACTGTGGGTGCATAACCACATGGTTTGTGACGATTCTTTCGCCGCCGTAGAAGAGGAATTGCGAACCGAGGACAACAGTAAATTCGCTCGCACTAAAAGTGTGTCTCCAGCAATGTGCGGCGGTTACAAGACGGTTAAGAGAAACCAGGGTTGATCCGCAGGCTGATGTACCCATGTGGTCGTGGAACCTAATCACCAGTCCTGcctggaaaatatttaatatggttGCCGGTTTATTATTCAAGATATATGTTATAGTGTTACGTTCGCATTAggaaatatgtaatgtatacaaaataaatttgtgacATTNNNNNNNNNNNNNNNNNNNNNNNNNNNNNNNNNNNNNNNNNNNNNNNNNNNNNNNNNNNNNNNNNNNNNNNNNNNNNNNNNNNNNNNNNNNNNNNNNNNNNNNNNNNNNNNNNNNNNNNNNNNNNNNNNNNNNNNNNNNNNNNNNNNNNNNNNNNNNNNNNNNNNNNNNNNNNNNNNNNNNNNNNNNNNNNNNNNNNNNNNNNNNNNNNNNNNNNNNNNNNNNNNNNNNNNNNNNNNNNNNNNNNNNNNNNNNNNNNNNNNNNNNNNNNNNNNNNNNNNNNNNNNNNNNNNNNNNNNNNNNNNNNNNNNNNNNNNNNNNNNNNNNNNNNNNNNNNNNNNNNNNNNNNNNNNNNNNNNNNNNNNNNNNNNNNNNNNNNNNNNNNNNNNNNNNNNNNNNNNNNNNNNNNNNNNNNNNNNNNNNNNNNNNNNNNNNNNNNNNNNNNNNNNNNNNNNNNNNNNNNNNNNNNNNNNNNNNNNNNNNNNNNNNNNNNNNNNNNNNNNNNNNNNNNNNNNNNNNNNNNNNNNNNNNNNNNNNNNNNNNNNNNNNNNNNNNNNNNNNNNNNNNNNNNNNNNNNNNNNNNNNNNNNNNNNNNNNNNNNNNNNNNNNNNNNNNNNNNNNNNNNNNNNNNNNNNNNNNNNNNNNNNNNNNNNNNNNNNNNNNNNNNNNNNNNNNNNNNNNNNNNNNNNNNNNNNNNNNNNNNNNNNNNNNNNNNNNNNNNNNNNNNNNNNNNNNNNNNNNNNNNNNNNNNNNNNNNNNNNNNNNNNNNNNNNNNNNNNNNNNNNNNNNNNNNNNNNNNNNNNNNNNNNNNNNNNNNNNNNNNNNNNNNNNNNNNNNNNNNNNNNNNNNNNNNNNNNNNNNNNNNNNNNNNNNNNNNNNNNNNNNNNNNNNNNNNNNNNNNNNNNNNNNNNNNNNNNNNNNNNNNNNNNNNNNNNNNNNNNNNNNNNNNNNNNNNNNNNNNNNNNNNNNNNNNNNNNNNNNNNNNNNNNNNNNNNNNNNNNNTTGTGACATTTACtattttcgaattttaaaatccAGATTCGGTTATACAATatgtctttttaaattaaaattatggacTCGAAACTACATAACATACCCACAGCACATTGACAGGAAAAAAAGTAAGGTATTGtccaaaaacaaattactattaaattttttcccggctttcaattgaaatttttcacCGCTTCCAGAAGCCGTCaaaaattacatcaataaataacataccaAATACGGGTAAGCGTCAGCGGGCGCAAAAGCACCGCCAACAATTTTGGATCCACTCGCCATAGCTTCATCTTCCACTTGTTTGATCCTGGTTGCTGCTGGAATGCCGATATTGATGTGGTAATCCTTGGAGAGATCCACCTCCACGAGGGCGCTGGCCGCCGCAATCGCGGACAGAACGATCAACAGACGCATTGTTATATCAACAAACCAGCAGTAACATGTGGGCAATGTCTGCTGCTTCTTTTATACTCTTCATACCATAATTTTTGTCATTAATTTAGATTAAGACTGAAGTTATCTCAGGTTGATTATCTATCACATAAatgtatgataattataagTCGTTGGGTAGATCGGtatctatgtattattttttggaaaatGCCGATGATTGCATATTAAACatagaataaatagattttagcCGACAACGAGGTATATGGAGGAGGCCCGTGTACCTTTACTAgtccattattttatttccttcttTGCTTTCTTTATACCATGTCTTAAAAGCGGTCAACGCATGCACAGGCATTATATCCAGCTTTATGTCTTTCCTTTATGTCATAAGAGCAGGCAACGCATCACTGCAATAGTTCATGGGCCGTTCGAGCTCATTTAACCGTtacgacaaaaaaaaaactttttttttaatttaatttacacagTATTTGACTGATAGTCGATGTTACCTGTTCTAACATATCTCAGTATAAATCCAAtgctaattgaaataaaagaaacacagAAGCATACTTTCGGATTAACAATATTAGAGAGATATGAGGCAACATGACTTAAAATAGCTTTcggaaaaataaatcaatgttattttagaTATCCTCGTATGCAGTTTacgataaataaagatattgtcatttataattttttaataaacgataaaaatattaattaatcatttatgtTATCATATGAGATAATATTCAACTGCAATATCCAtattcttcatatttatttactaacatTCATGATTTTagatgattattataaaaactaaaaatatagtgTGGTTTTGGTTTCTTGTCGGTATCAAAAATATACCTTACCTtcataaagaaataagaaaaacagtaagtataaaattaataaaaataccattatAGGAACTATAAAgcactttattaataattgcaaTAAGGATGAAAATTATACAGTCTTTTTACCCATTCAAAAATGTTCTTATTACCAATTAATTTTCGAACTCGttcactataaaaatatcgataaacagcacaaaaataaaaactaaaaaaacagaCGTACATAAGAAAACTTCTTTTTCGAAGTTAGTTAATGAACAtagtcatttaatatttagttagaCATAGTCATTTAGTACAGTTATCATAAAAAGTGTAAAAGTTCGTGTCAACactattgcaataaaattccTGTTATGTTACTGATCCAGTCCAGGTAATGCTGGACCCTTGTGAATACTGAAGGTACTTCGTCATTGCACCCACTCGCGTCGATGAACGTTGCCACTCCaatctttgtttaaaatagtaaatgtatttatttagccatctattttacttatttacaaatattttaagatctTTATTTCACAATGCACAGATACACAAGACAAAAGAATGACAAAAACTTTCACTGTACGAATTGGCGGCCTCGTCCCttgaagcgatttcttccaggcagtcttggtatatataaaaatgttgatatttttttttattgaaaaggtATATTAGCGCATTTACAAGAAATGAACAcacatgaatataaaaaaaagcatgaGGGTTGAGGCAtagaattaaatgatataagaaatattaagaaGAAAAGCGCGCAGAAAAGAATAacgaaaaaatttacatacattcgTTAATGATTATAGCATACAAGTCCTCAGGTTTTTGCAAACGTAATATTACAAGATTATATTAGATCTAAGTATGAAAACTGTTTTTACCAAAATGTCTTCTTCTGTGTTGTTATAAAAGATCGTCATCGGTCCACCATTATCTCCCtgcacagataattaattactattatttttaaaaatttatgtaaaatttgagTTTAATTCGTTGCGAAGTAGCTTAGTGCAAACATTCGTACAATgtagtaaataaatgcaaattgcGGTCATGtatgaacaaaaatatttgcaaatttcGTCCTATACTTGTAAGTTTACGTATTCCTGCGGATGTGAGTGACTGGCAAAAGGTAGCAGGAACGGACTTATTACCTAGGTTGGTATAATACTGCTTTATCTGTAGTATAACTGTAAACATGGGGAGGAGTTACTGGGTAGGGTAGGGTAGATTATCATTGTTGAATGACAGTTTTAATATGAGAAAAGTCATCGATCTATTTGCATATGTGTCAGGCCTctgtaaatgttcatgagcggttctcatcgcttaccagcaggcgaacGCTTACTAGCttcaacataaaaatagtttttttttttttcatttttattaaccttTTTCAAATGAATTGAATAGAACAGACCTTGCAAGTGCCAGCGGATGAGCTAAACCCGCATACGACGTTAGGCGGCAGACGGTTGAAGTACGTCGTATTGCAGAAGATGTTTGTCGTCACCGTCATCACCTTCCCACGGAGCGTCGGGGACACAAACGTTACCTCtaaagtcaaataaaatacgtatatttaatcttaacttaattaaatttttatggaaacagtatatttcaatataagacATATGTACGAATTGTAGTATAAAAGCGTGTAGTGAAAGATCATTTATAGTCTGCAAAATACATACGAGGTCCAGCAATACCCCAGCCCGACACAGTGCCAGCTGCTCCAGCAAAGTTATGGTTCGATATGTTCAAATAAGGCAACTTCACCACATCGACAGTATCTAAAATGaagcaaatatatacataccacTGTACAATTAATTGTGTGTATAAAGacaatggaaataaattttactttttactatattataatggtTTACATCCAAGATCGATCAACATTTGTCTGCTGAGTAAGGAATCTATCGTCTGGTAGAGAATCTATCTGTCTAAATAaacgattatttaatttttattacccgTAGACCCGATAAgtacttaataaaacaataaatttaaagtccGTATCCATATCCACTAAATATACTAATTCAAAAAAGCTCATCATATTATGGATTGTATATAAATCCAAACTGGGTAAAAACAAACGAGAAGAGgaataattctataaaatattttttttacaaaagctTATTGGTCACGACACAGATCTcaacaaagaaacaataatgaaaaagTTAGCAATTTGTGCATGAAAAcctaaaagcatttttatagaattaactgatactaataataaatataaataaataaataaataaataaaattatcagttttataatatatacctacaaaatatttattttgctgaTCAAGACACGTGTTATGCGATTGCAATTACGACAAGATAAGTCATACTTATGACACAGGTGATTGCAATCATACCTAATAATCTgtcgaataatttaaaatcaagacCTGGCTTGATAAGTAgcgataaatttatattttattacagagTCGTGATCATTTATCGAAATCGATGCCAAAATCTTGCAACGCGACAAAAGAACGTGGAACAATTTTAAGAACCACCGCTTACCAGTTAATTGCACAACATTGGCTAGTCTCAGAAGGGCCAAGTCGTTAGCAAAAGTAGTTGGGTCCCAATCGGGATGTATTTCTATTAGATCCACATTGACAACTCGACGACCATTTTCATACCTGTCGTAGAGAGAATGCGCTCCTAGAATCACCTGTgaattgcaaaaatataacacagatctaaaataaataacatagtgTTTGTTTTCCTATATCTGACATTCTATTTTCGAtgttaattcataatattttcgcTTTTGCTTAATTTCCTTGGAGCCTGtttggtttaaaattttttatcacgaaatatatatgtagcttattttaataatactaaagcctatcataattatataccaTACCATACCTGAACATTATCTACTATGACATCGTCGTGAAAACAGCAATGTGCAGCAGTGATAACCCATTGCTGGTGTATCAAGGAACCGCCGCAGAAACCTAGCTGTCCTGTTGTGCCCACTCGTAAATATAATGCAAcctgtattttgtatttaggGGTCGTAAATAATAGAGAACGGTAAACATGGATTCCATTTACATACACATGTTAAGAATTACAACTCTAGCTGCAGTCGTTTAGACCTTGGCTACTTCTGAATCAATTTCTGAAGTGATCagaatatattgtatgtggtagtcgagcacgcttcgacacgaattgggccagcttgcaccggggaagtaccacacccccacagaggactggcgtgaaatagcattctgctgtgtttcgttcggtgagtgggggagccggaggcccatatccttttccttacccctcccagtcctttcctttattcctctcatcaatcctttcttattcCCTTTCCAgcttgaagtcggcaatccatttataaaggcgtaaggtctgtaatcaaccttacgcctctacaaatgttcacgggcggtggtagcgcttaccatcaggcgacccaccagctccattgccgactatgacgtaaaaaaatacctaCGATAAATGAAGGAATTCCTcagtaaaataaacttaacgtTACAGTGATAAGTAATGTGAGGcattcaaaaatcaaaatcaaatcatacacaaataaattctataaaaaaaaatctttaaaaaacacaacaggcggtcttatcgctaaagtagcgatctcttccagacaacctggtggaCAAGGAGACATTACGTgttttcatgtttatttaggtataacacgcctacatattatatcagtaacaacaaatttataaaacagcaTACCCAGtacatttatcataaaaaatacattattgttgTTTCTTATATTTCGAACAACTTTAGCTCATAATGCTATACACAAACTATAACAGTTATTATACCTGAAAGGGCCTGGAATTTTGTTCACTCTTTTCACTGCCTATCATTCTAGAATTACTAAGACATTGTTGGTCGTTGCANNNNNNNNNNNNNNNNNNNNNNNNNNNNNNNNNNNNNNNNNNNNNNNNNNNNNNNNNNNNNNNNNNNNNNNNNNNNNNNNNNNNNNNNNNNNNNNNNNNNNNNNNNNNNNNNNNNNNNNNNNNNNNNNNNNNNNNNNNNNNNNNNNNNNNNNNNNNNNNNNNNNNNNNNNNNNNNNNNNNNNNNNNNNNNNNNNNNNNNNNNNNNNNNNNNNNNNNNNNNNNNNNNNNNNNNNNNNNNNNNNNNNNNNNNNNNNNNNNNNNNNNNNNNNNNNNNNNNNNNNNNNNNNNNNNNNNNNNNNNNNNNNNNNNNNNNNNNNNNNNNNNNNNNNNNNNNNNNNNNNNNNNNNNNNNNNNNNNNNNNNNNNNNNNNNNNNNNNNNNNNNNNNNNNNNNNNNNNNNNNNNNNNNNNNNNNNNNNNNNNNNNNNNNNNNNNNNNNNNNNNNNNNNNNNNNNNNNNNNNNNNNNNNNNNNNNNNNNNNNNNNNNNNNNNNNNNNNNNNNNNNNNNNNNNNNNNNNNNNNNNNNNNNNNNNNNNNNNNNNNNNNNNNNNNNNNNNNNNNNNNNNNNNNNNNNNNNNNNNNNNNNNNNNNNNNNNNNNNNNNNNNNNNNNNNNNNNNNNNNNNNNNNNNNNNNNNNNNNNNNNNNNNNNNNNNNNNNNNNNNNNNNNNNNNNNNNNNNNNNNNNNNNNNNNNNNNNNNNNNNNNNNNNNNNNNNNNNNNNNNNNNNNNNNNNNNNNNNNNNNNNNNNNNNNNNNNNNNNNNNNNNNNNNNNNNNNNNNNNNNNNNNNNNNNNNNNNNNNNNNNNNNNNNNNNNNNNNNNNNNNNNNNNNNNNNNNNNNNNNNNNNNNNNNNNNNNNNNNNNNNNNNNNNNNNNNNNNNNNNNNNNNNNNNNNNNNNNNNNNNNNNNNNNNNNNNNNNNNNNNNNNNNNNNNNNNNNNNNNNNNNNNNNNNNNNNNNNNNNNNNNNNNNNNNNNNNNNNNNNNNNNNNNNNNNNNNNNNNNNATTTAgattttgtgtgtattttttggaaataaaGTTGGGAGCGAAAAAAACgcagaaatatttgaaaacatcgtttattatatttcctcaaaaaagtaaaatttaaaaataaaatatttaaacgtaGGTAATACATGCGGTGGTGTGACATAAGGCGGTGCAAGCGTCgccgcacacacacacgcgcattttctattcaatataaatatgtaaagaaCTAAAAATGTGTGATCGTAACATCTAAGTATAGGGTGAAAatacgtattattataatttataagagaaattaacaatttgtgaaaaatggcagtaaaataattattaagaaataatacgTTATTCTTATAAGCACATTACGATGCGAAGCATACTTACAAGTTTACTAGGTCAATACCCCGACATCGCTCACCGCGCACTCTCGACTACCGGCTAGTCTACATGCAAgtctattaagaaaaatattatgaaattgatgtataaacattaaatttaatagcaaaCCTCGCCGGTCAGCGACGTCGGTGTACATTAAGAAGACACTTCATTAATGGAAATTATTCCTAAAATATACGTAGCTTAAAATCACGTTCCACCAAGCTGTCAAACAATAAACGTCGATCACTGGGTCGTCAATTATTACTGTTAAATGCGGTTACAATTCTAGCTATAATCAAATGCGATATTCAAATTCCgtcaatacataaattattggtcaataattaataattattactctATTAAAACATCTAGATTTTGTAATCAGCTGTTAATTTAATCGAACGACATACATTTCTAGTTCAaatgaatatacatttatatttttaatttttcatatattaatatcgatatatataaattacatattatatttatcatctgagttttataaaatagaggTCGTCTATGAATAAATAGCGTCGCATTTAGAAATTTCTATAACATGtctcatttaaaatagttaaagtCACAACAATTATACGAAAGGGTGGGATCATGCATACGCGTTAGTCGGGCCGATTCGCCGAACAATAAATATCGAAGGCAAACAATTCAAACACTCAAATATCGAACAGTCTtaaataacgtattttttgtacgcaacaaaataataacaatcatGTTTGTAAGACAGTCGTCTTGGGGCCGCTCGACACGATTTCGTCATTAGCAAAGCTTACGGCAGCAAGCGTCGTGAGAAATTGCATCGTCCCGGGTGCGTACGCGGGCGTGCGGCGCGTGCTGTACGTACTGTACGCGCCGTACGTGCCGTACGCGCTGTGCGGCACGCGCGGCTGCACGCCGCACTGAGTACGGGGGGACGAGTGCGTAATGAGAAACATGTGATGCTGGCTACGGCCGCCTGTCTGACGCTCCCGTGCTGCTTAGCTGTGGaagacaatttaatattcatttataagtcACTTAGTATGCAATGTTAACAAGCGGTAGATAACATTTCTGAAGAgatatttgtaacatttaaaatattttatttaatatttttcggCACAAAATATGGCTACCTATATTTTTtggtgattaaaaaaaacaatattcagAACAAaacaatcttaaaaataacatgcaaAGGGCACAAAAGCATGCAAGAGTGAGGGAAAGGGATAAATGAAGGACATTTAATCTTAAAACTACCAATATTGTAGGATAGGAGATTCTAGTCACAAAATGCATAAGGACGGATACACGCATtgatatgttatgttttttttattggatactGTACGTTCAGTGATTgtgaaaaaatcattaaaataattgctctGGAGCCATTAGTCATTAGGGTTCTCACACAGGCCAAAACTACATTGAATTCAAGCTTAAAAACGGTAAAATCTAAGGACGTGACGTCACTAT of Zerene cesonia ecotype Mississippi chromosome 16, Zerene_cesonia_1.1, whole genome shotgun sequence contains these proteins:
- the LOC119833068 gene encoding LOW QUALITY PROTEIN: uncharacterized protein LOC119833068 (The sequence of the model RefSeq protein was modified relative to this genomic sequence to represent the inferred CDS: substituted 1 base at 1 genomic stop codon), with the translated sequence MFLITHSSPRTQCGVQPRVPHSAYGTYGAYSTYSTRRTPANSRMIGSEKSEQNSRPFQVALYLRVGTTGQLGFCGGSLIHQQWVITAAHCCFHDDVIVDNVQVILGAHSLYDRYENGRRVVNVDLIEIHPDWDPTTFANDLALLRLANVVQLTDTVDVVKLPYLNISNHNFAGAAGTVSGWGIAGPQVTFVSPTLRGKVMTVTTNIFCNTTYFNRLPPNVVCGFSSSAGTCKGDNGGPMTIFYNNTEEDILIGVATFIDASGCNDEVPSVFTRVQHYLDWISNITGILLQYERVRKLIGNKNIFEWQQTLPTCYCWFVDITMRLLIVLSAIAAASALVEVDLSKDYHINIGIPAATRIKQVEDEAMASGSKIVGGAFAPADAYPYLAGLVIRFHDHMGTSACGSTLVSLNRLVTAAHCWRHTFSASEFTVVLGSQFLFYGGERIVTNHVVMHPQYIPSMLMNDVAIIYLPRRVTVSSSIRPVSLPHNDLWNTFTGEWAMAAGYGKTSDSQSSITTAAQVSHVMLQVISEVLCRASFGNIIQASTLCTSGARSTGICSGDSGGPLVVKRNGEDILIGISSFVANTGCQNSHPSGFARVTSFYNFIMQHMXNNDMVSLDSMKLWYHASSDNQNGR